Proteins encoded within one genomic window of Empedobacter falsenii:
- the ybaK gene encoding Cys-tRNA(Pro) deacylase yields the protein MSNKTAKTNAVRILDTNNISYELREYEVDEEHIDALHVANSLSVNPEGIYKTLVLKGNVEPFLVAVIPANTHLDMKKFAKVSGNKNCEMLPLKDLLNVTGYIRGGCSPIGMKKQFPTYIEELAILQDQICISAGKRGLQIILNPEDLKNLIEAKFEDITQFDS from the coding sequence ATGAGCAATAAAACTGCTAAAACAAATGCAGTCCGAATTTTAGACACAAACAATATTTCATACGAATTACGCGAATATGAAGTTGATGAAGAACATATTGATGCTTTGCATGTTGCAAATTCATTGAGCGTAAATCCAGAAGGAATTTATAAAACTTTGGTTTTGAAAGGAAATGTAGAACCATTTTTAGTTGCCGTAATTCCTGCGAACACGCATCTTGATATGAAAAAATTTGCTAAAGTTTCTGGAAATAAAAACTGCGAAATGCTTCCGTTGAAAGATTTACTCAATGTTACAGGTTATATTCGTGGCGGTTGCTCACCTATCGGAATGAAAAAGCAATTTCCTACTTATATAGAAGAACTGGCAATTTTGCAAGATCAGATTTGTATTAGTGCAGGAAAAAGAGGTTTACAAATTATTCTAAATCCCGAAGATTTAAAAAATTTAATTGAGGCTAAATTTGAAGATATTACACAATTTGATTCATAA
- a CDS encoding cysteine-rich CWC family protein, whose amino-acid sequence MIENCSRCNETMECKVDDIANCACTTIVIKDEIKEFLKKTNYKCLCNSCIEKLNYFVELDQQYPHPTMPSEFVPHIHYYIENGYWVFTEFFHYQKGKCCKNGCRHCAYGYKK is encoded by the coding sequence ATGATCGAAAATTGTTCGCGTTGTAACGAAACAATGGAGTGTAAGGTAGATGACATTGCGAATTGTGCTTGTACTACAATTGTTATAAAAGACGAAATAAAAGAGTTTTTAAAGAAGACGAATTACAAATGTTTGTGCAATTCTTGTATAGAAAAACTGAATTATTTTGTAGAACTAGATCAACAATATCCACATCCAACAATGCCTTCGGAATTTGTTCCTCATATACATTATTATATCGAAAACGGGTATTGGGTTTTTACAGAATTTTTCCATTATCAGAAAGGAAAATGTTGCAAAAATGGTTGCAGACATTGCGCTTATGGTTATAAGAAATAA
- a CDS encoding redoxin domain-containing protein produces the protein MLRIYSIVLIICGFCFTKAQNLNVGAQFPINKIESINQSSNLKIIVFTPSLYKTNPYASMMTTSLNYYFVKNLAFSSQNSPKIDVIYIVNEDDKWSKEPQQAFAFSETSNQNKLDGTKVFYDESGKIYNAIGLKPFKQNSISNIIPTSNSNNVLVESSILFLVDKNNKILMRDNDYRAQGEHLKPLERLIKRTSKTDNIEVNVTQNKTLKVGDKAPDFILNGPNYDSNSTEKLLDDKSTFKVLTFYPAAFSGQILPDFTSIDTKAAMTCAAQIQLIDHNPLLQNVKNYAISSSTNPLLELWKSALRTNNMTYLNDENYTISLMYNSYNRLGYNNRATYVIDKNGIIVYANPDLTFEDEAKFPTILEKIILNNK, from the coding sequence ATGTTACGAATCTATTCGATAGTGTTAATTATATGCGGTTTTTGTTTTACAAAAGCTCAAAATTTGAATGTTGGTGCTCAGTTTCCGATTAATAAAATTGAAAGTATCAATCAATCTTCAAACTTGAAAATTATTGTATTTACGCCAAGTTTATACAAAACGAATCCGTATGCGAGCATGATGACAACATCGCTGAATTATTATTTTGTGAAGAATTTGGCATTTTCGTCTCAAAATTCTCCAAAAATTGATGTGATTTATATCGTAAATGAAGATGATAAATGGAGTAAAGAACCGCAACAAGCGTTTGCTTTTAGCGAAACTTCGAATCAAAATAAGTTAGATGGAACAAAAGTATTTTATGATGAATCTGGAAAAATCTATAATGCAATTGGTTTGAAACCTTTTAAGCAAAATTCAATTTCGAATATAATTCCAACTTCTAATTCTAACAATGTTTTAGTAGAGAGTTCGATTCTTTTTTTAGTGGATAAAAACAATAAAATTTTGATGCGAGACAATGATTATCGTGCGCAAGGCGAACATCTGAAACCTTTGGAAAGATTGATAAAAAGAACGTCTAAAACTGATAATATAGAAGTAAATGTTACTCAAAATAAAACCTTGAAAGTTGGTGATAAAGCACCAGATTTTATCTTGAATGGACCAAATTATGATAGTAATTCAACGGAAAAATTATTAGATGATAAATCAACTTTTAAAGTTTTAACGTTTTATCCAGCGGCGTTTAGTGGACAAATTTTACCAGATTTTACTTCGATTGATACCAAAGCTGCAATGACTTGTGCTGCTCAAATTCAGTTGATTGATCATAATCCTTTGTTACAAAATGTGAAAAATTATGCGATTTCTAGTTCTACAAATCCGTTGTTAGAATTATGGAAATCAGCTTTGCGAACAAATAATATGACATATTTGAATGATGAGAATTATACAATTTCGTTGATGTATAATTCGTATAATCGTTTAGGTTACAACAATAGAGCGACTTATGTGATTGATAAAAATGGAATTATAGTGTATGCAAATCCAGATTTGACGTTTGAAGATGAAGCAAAATTTCCAACTATTTTAGAAAAAATTATTCTGAATAATAAATAA
- a CDS encoding GNAT family N-acetyltransferase, whose product MQTNIEIHSLTHVDLEELSALYNLSYQNYYVSINLSTEQFQGKLKMEDINLDYSVGASIDGKLVGFLLYGIRNYNDVKTAYIGGTGVCPEHRGKKITQQMLDFSFPKLKEQQVKNIFLEVNTKNDFAINAYEACGFEKTRTLNSYKGIPILVVNPLHEIVEFSDLDLITSENFWDIKPTWKNDIQSVKNILEDCQINGIYEDGILVAYKIINKNNTRIYQFGVHHDYRNRYLASILFSDLKNKEIKMINVDEREISTNDFIQSMGLELYDKQYEMKKEL is encoded by the coding sequence ATGCAAACAAACATTGAAATACACTCATTAACTCATGTTGATTTGGAAGAATTATCAGCCTTATATAATCTTTCTTATCAAAATTATTACGTTTCTATCAACCTTTCGACTGAACAATTTCAGGGAAAATTAAAAATGGAAGATATCAATCTTGATTATTCTGTAGGTGCTAGTATTGATGGAAAATTAGTTGGCTTTTTACTTTATGGAATTAGAAATTATAATGATGTAAAAACAGCTTATATTGGTGGCACAGGCGTTTGTCCTGAACATCGCGGAAAAAAAATAACACAACAAATGTTAGATTTTAGTTTTCCCAAATTGAAAGAACAACAAGTGAAAAACATATTTTTAGAGGTAAATACTAAAAATGATTTTGCAATTAACGCTTACGAAGCTTGTGGTTTTGAAAAAACAAGAACTTTAAATAGTTACAAAGGAATTCCTATTTTGGTCGTAAATCCATTACATGAAATTGTAGAATTTAGTGATTTAGATTTGATTACAAGTGAAAACTTTTGGGACATAAAACCTACTTGGAAAAATGATATTCAAAGTGTAAAAAATATCCTCGAAGATTGTCAAATAAATGGAATTTATGAAGATGGAATTTTAGTTGCTTACAAAATTATCAACAAAAATAATACACGTATTTATCAATTTGGTGTTCATCACGATTATAGAAATCGTTATTTAGCTTCAATTCTTTTCAGCGATTTGAAGAACAAAGAAATTAAAATGATTAATGTTGACGAAAGAGAAATCTCTACAAATGATTTTATTCAATCGATGGGATTAGAATTGTACGACAAACAATACGAAATGAAAAAAGAATTATAA
- the tyrS gene encoding tyrosine--tRNA ligase, whose product MENLKSLKENVAIFLPENGLEEKLKLAEKENRSLRIKLGFDPTAPDLHLGHAVVLKKLKEFQDLGHQIVILVGSFTAQIGDPTGKNKSRQPLNVDQVQKNAETYINQLSKIIDVNKAEIVFNSDWLDHLPFSDVIQLLSKVTVAQLMHRNDFNKRFTENTPIAMHELVYPILQAYDSVQINADIEMGGTDQLFNCTMGRQLQETNGEAAQIVMCMPLLRGTDGKEKMSKSLNNIIGLTDEPNEMFGKTMSIPDDLLEEYIALATDFSIEEKTNLNERLKTDNPMLIKKLVAKNIITQYHSDKEAEKSEEFFNNQFQKRNDENRVFESIKISSLNFENDKITLLDVCHQLKKDLSRNAIRRLIESGAVQINGEKKMDAFDDFELKTETKIKIGKRDFFELK is encoded by the coding sequence ATGGAAAATCTAAAAAGTTTAAAAGAAAATGTAGCTATTTTTTTACCAGAAAATGGATTGGAAGAAAAATTAAAATTAGCTGAAAAAGAAAACCGATCATTGCGAATCAAATTAGGTTTTGATCCTACCGCACCCGATTTGCATCTTGGTCATGCCGTTGTATTGAAGAAATTGAAAGAATTCCAAGATTTAGGACATCAAATTGTCATTTTGGTTGGTAGTTTTACAGCTCAAATTGGTGATCCGACAGGAAAAAACAAAAGTCGTCAACCGCTGAATGTAGATCAAGTACAGAAAAATGCAGAAACTTATATCAATCAATTGTCAAAAATTATTGATGTGAATAAAGCTGAAATTGTATTTAATTCGGATTGGTTAGATCATTTGCCTTTTTCAGATGTTATTCAGTTGTTGTCAAAAGTTACTGTTGCACAATTAATGCATCGAAATGATTTTAATAAACGTTTCACAGAAAATACGCCGATTGCAATGCACGAATTGGTTTATCCAATTTTACAAGCTTATGATTCTGTTCAAATAAATGCAGATATTGAAATGGGAGGAACTGATCAATTATTTAATTGTACAATGGGACGCCAATTGCAAGAAACGAATGGAGAAGCTGCTCAGATTGTGATGTGTATGCCACTTTTGAGAGGAACAGATGGAAAAGAAAAGATGAGTAAATCACTGAATAATATTATTGGTTTGACGGATGAGCCTAATGAAATGTTTGGGAAAACGATGTCTATTCCAGATGATTTATTAGAAGAATACATTGCGTTAGCAACTGATTTTTCTATTGAAGAAAAAACAAATCTGAATGAACGATTAAAAACAGATAATCCAATGTTAATTAAGAAATTAGTTGCAAAAAATATTATTACTCAATATCACTCTGATAAAGAAGCTGAGAAATCAGAGGAATTTTTTAATAATCAATTTCAGAAAAGAAATGATGAAAATAGAGTTTTTGAATCAATTAAAATTAGTTCTTTAAACTTTGAAAATGATAAAATTACATTGTTAGATGTTTGTCATCAATTAAAGAAAGATTTGTCGAGAAATGCGATTAGACGTTTGATAGAAAGCGGCGCTGTACAAATTAATGGAGAAAAAAAAATGGATGCTTTTGATGATTTTGAATTAAAAACAGAAACTAAAATTAAAATAGGAAAACGAGATTTCTTCGAGTTGAAGTAA
- the brnQ gene encoding branched-chain amino acid transport system II carrier protein, giving the protein MKSKKLSNILTLGFALFAMFFGAGNLLLPPLIGLEVGSHYFVAMIAFGLTGILLPFTGILSVVFSGDNFNDLGHRVNKHLAAILGTIIMICIGPLIAIPRTAATTFEVGLKPFFPTLDPIWGSLIFFVITLGLAIRPSKVVDVIGNYLTPVLLILLALLIIIGIIHPTADFLPSDLTMMQSFSKGFIEGYQTLDVLASVIFAGIIISAARDKGYTDTKSKSQIVIISGLLSTTCLLFVYGGLIYLGATSGITNPEISRAELLIEISRNTLGQYGLIAIALCMAFACLTTSIALTSAVGTFFGRLTNGKVSYTVLVVLCTIISFGLSIKGVDEIINFAYPPLAFVYPITITLVIYIVLFGKTIKSKTPYIFALIASTIIAILGLLKLLGKLDESTIENLNKIPFFEYDLGWIAPSIIGFVIGLLIDRLKK; this is encoded by the coding sequence ATGAAAAGTAAAAAGTTATCCAATATTTTAACGCTTGGATTTGCGTTGTTTGCAATGTTTTTTGGAGCAGGAAATCTTCTATTACCTCCATTAATTGGATTGGAAGTAGGCTCTCATTATTTTGTAGCAATGATTGCATTTGGATTAACTGGAATTTTATTGCCATTTACTGGAATTTTATCTGTTGTTTTTTCGGGTGATAATTTTAATGATTTAGGGCATCGTGTAAACAAACATTTGGCGGCTATTTTAGGTACAATTATTATGATTTGTATTGGACCGTTAATTGCGATTCCACGTACTGCGGCAACAACATTCGAAGTGGGATTAAAGCCATTTTTTCCAACATTAGATCCAATATGGGGATCATTAATTTTTTTCGTTATAACATTAGGTTTAGCGATTCGTCCATCAAAGGTTGTAGATGTTATCGGGAATTATTTAACTCCAGTTTTGTTGATTTTATTGGCATTGTTAATTATAATCGGAATTATACATCCAACTGCTGACTTTTTGCCTTCAGATTTAACGATGATGCAATCTTTTTCGAAAGGTTTTATAGAAGGTTATCAAACATTAGATGTTTTAGCTTCTGTTATATTTGCAGGAATTATTATTTCAGCTGCACGAGATAAAGGATATACAGATACCAAAAGTAAATCTCAAATTGTAATCATATCAGGATTATTGTCTACGACTTGTTTGTTATTTGTTTATGGTGGATTGATTTATTTGGGAGCTACTTCTGGAATCACAAATCCAGAAATTTCTCGTGCCGAATTATTAATAGAAATTTCTCGAAATACATTAGGGCAATATGGTTTAATTGCAATTGCTCTATGTATGGCGTTTGCTTGTCTTACCACTTCAATCGCATTAACATCAGCGGTAGGTACATTTTTCGGACGTTTAACAAACGGGAAAGTAAGCTACACTGTTTTAGTGGTTTTATGTACAATAATTTCGTTTGGTTTATCGATAAAAGGTGTAGACGAAATTATTAATTTTGCATATCCACCTTTGGCTTTCGTATATCCAATTACAATCACGTTAGTTATTTATATAGTGTTGTTTGGAAAAACAATTAAAAGTAAAACACCTTATATTTTTGCATTAATTGCGTCTACAATCATTGCAATTTTAGGATTATTAAAATTATTAGGAAAGTTAGATGAATCGACAATAGAAAATCTGAACAAAATTCCATTTTTCGAATACGATTTAGGTTGGATTGCTCCATCGATTATCGGTTTTGTGATTGGTTTACTGATTGATAGATTAAAAAAATAA